A single window of Sphingobacteriales bacterium DNA harbors:
- a CDS encoding choice-of-anchor J domain-containing protein yields the protein MKLNFLRSGIKLSGLVAGLFFAFVSQAQVWSENFNDFDGFFQDGQNSTGWSMYDVDGQTPATNVADFTQGWNWQDAWDATQDGIMVSNSWYDPFGQADKWLGTPAIAIPNTDGLQFKWQVKSQDVDFLEAYQVVVSTAGNTLANLQAGTVVYSETASPNDWTSRAISLDAYKGQTIYIGFHNISNDKFLLLLDNLSVDAPTEFELALSGSVMPIEYAEYPLDQNPSWGGFAITVGNTGAQGQTNVTFSTVITAFDIDGNPVEVFNQSTSADIASTGSQNLSITETYAPTAVGLHAIEYFVYSDQQDTLAADLAFANITDGAYGRAAYFYNSLQDADGNPLIGDFSTQFLSFDDDQGNDGAGAIGYVFEVVNETTVDSLSALLGSEAQGDITLSLYSINTDGSLGNEIATTVPYTATGGQDNGEFLNAPLQCPVSLAAGAYAVVIHDEIGNDCAIVCSNYFYTNGAIIAHLGDENWFSVSAGTFVPWIFVSTTTEAIGVADNVEIEAANDGLQADFNAIISGGALCDLTWNFGDGGSATGTSVSHTYANGGTYTVTVSGSYGGGTPVTDTYEITVGCSLAASVNATATTATAVVTGGTPATYQWQTVGGQTLGTNANITGLSENTAYVLTVTDVSGCEALATFTTSTCAFTINSVVLDGSTAGAFASNFSNGTAPYQYQWTNAAGSVVSASNSASNLVSAQIYTLTVTDASGCSDSFNFEVPASGIEDLNGVVSFQMTPNPTSSDVQLSLQLNKTENISIEIYNISGQKVVQLPNVVTNAIQERLDLSYLPSGTYTVKVNVGNQSAAATLMLVK from the coding sequence AATTGAATTTTTTACGCTCAGGAATTAAGCTCTCCGGTTTAGTGGCGGGTTTATTCTTTGCTTTTGTTTCTCAGGCACAAGTATGGTCGGAGAATTTTAACGATTTTGACGGTTTTTTCCAAGACGGACAAAATTCCACAGGCTGGTCGATGTATGATGTGGACGGTCAGACACCCGCCACAAACGTTGCCGACTTTACACAAGGTTGGAACTGGCAAGATGCTTGGGACGCAACCCAAGACGGTATCATGGTAAGTAATTCTTGGTACGACCCCTTTGGTCAAGCCGACAAATGGTTGGGTACACCAGCGATTGCTATTCCGAATACCGATGGTTTGCAGTTCAAGTGGCAGGTAAAATCGCAAGATGTAGATTTCTTGGAGGCTTATCAAGTGGTAGTTTCTACGGCGGGCAATACTTTGGCAAATTTGCAGGCAGGTACAGTGGTGTATTCCGAAACAGCCAGCCCGAACGATTGGACAAGTCGTGCCATCTCTTTAGATGCTTACAAAGGTCAAACCATTTATATAGGTTTCCACAATATATCCAACGACAAATTCCTGTTGTTGTTGGATAACCTTTCAGTAGATGCTCCTACTGAATTTGAGTTGGCACTGTCGGGTTCGGTGATGCCGATAGAATATGCAGAGTATCCGCTTGACCAAAACCCTTCTTGGGGCGGCTTTGCTATCACAGTAGGTAATACTGGCGCACAGGGACAAACCAACGTTACATTCAGCACGGTTATCACTGCTTTTGATATAGACGGAAATCCCGTAGAAGTATTTAATCAAAGCACTTCTGCCGATATTGCTTCTACAGGTTCACAAAACCTCAGTATTACAGAAACTTACGCTCCTACTGCGGTTGGTTTACACGCCATTGAGTACTTTGTTTACTCCGACCAGCAAGACACTTTGGCTGCCGACCTTGCTTTTGCTAATATTACAGATGGTGCTTATGGCAGAGCCGCTTATTTCTATAATTCACTGCAAGATGCAGACGGAAATCCCCTAATAGGCGACTTTTCTACACAATTCCTTTCTTTCGATGATGATCAGGGTAATGATGGCGCAGGTGCTATCGGTTATGTTTTCGAAGTAGTCAATGAAACTACCGTTGATTCTTTGTCGGCGTTGTTGGGTTCAGAAGCACAGGGCGATATTACCCTTTCTTTATACAGCATCAATACAGATGGCAGCCTCGGTAACGAAATAGCTACTACTGTACCTTATACAGCTACAGGCGGACAGGACAATGGTGAATTTTTAAACGCACCTTTGCAATGCCCTGTTTCTTTGGCTGCGGGTGCTTATGCAGTAGTCATTCATGATGAAATCGGCAACGATTGTGCTATCGTTTGCTCTAATTATTTCTATACCAATGGAGCTATCATTGCCCACTTAGGCGATGAAAACTGGTTTTCTGTAAGTGCGGGTACTTTTGTTCCCTGGATTTTTGTAAGCACCACCACAGAGGCTATCGGTGTTGCCGATAATGTAGAAATTGAAGCCGCCAACGATGGTTTGCAAGCAGATTTTAATGCTATCATCAGCGGCGGTGCTTTGTGTGACCTCACTTGGAACTTCGGTGACGGCGGTAGTGCCACTGGCACCAGTGTATCGCACACTTATGCCAACGGCGGTACTTATACTGTAACAGTAAGCGGTTCTTATGGCGGCGGTACTCCTGTAACAGATACTTATGAAATAACAGTAGGTTGCAGTTTGGCAGCCAGCGTAAATGCTACTGCCACTACTGCTACTGCGGTGGTAACAGGCGGTACACCAGCTACTTATCAATGGCAAACCGTTGGCGGACAAACTTTGGGTACAAATGCAAACATTACCGGCTTATCTGAAAATACTGCTTATGTTTTGACAGTAACTGATGTATCCGGTTGCGAAGCCCTTGCTACTTTCACCACCAGCACTTGTGCTTTTACTATTAACTCTGTTGTTTTAGACGGCTCTACTGCCGGAGCATTTGCCAGCAATTTCTCTAATGGTACTGCTCCTTATCAATATCAATGGACCAATGCAGCAGGTAGTGTAGTAAGTGCCAGCAACTCTGCTTCCAATTTGGTTTCTGCCCAGATTTATACTTTGACAGTAACTGATGCTTCGGGCTGCAGCGACAGCTTTAACTTTGAAGTTCCTGCTTCCGGCATTGAAGATTTGAACGGTGTGGTGTCTTTCCAAATGACACCGAACCCTACTTCCAGCGATGTACAACTTTCTTTGCAGCTCAACAAAACTGAAAATATCAGCATAGAAATTTATAACATCAGCGGTCAAAAAGTAGTACAATTACCAAATGTAGTGACTAATGCTATCCAAGAGCGTTTGGATTTGTCGTATTTGCCAAGTGGTACTTATACCGTAAAAGTAAATGTAGGCAATCAAAGTGCTGCCGCTACTTTGATGTTAGTAAAATAA